The sequence ggccccactgtatatgtaattaGCTATATGATTGCTTTTGTTAAAAAtaacaagaaataaaaatgtcatttattcatttaaaatctatttatttgaaagaaatatacatttttaaacacataattattgtacatttacaaaatataaacaataaaaaatataaattttacAGACTTTATCAAGGAcctaggtttatttatttattttaatgtaattatttctTTAACATATTAACTCCTAAAAACACTCTAACATCATGCCAaaccacctcagctgtagactTTTCCTTTAATTAGACTTGTATTTTGGTTACAACTTGTACATTTACAAAGCTGTCACATCACTCTCCTCCATCTTTTCCTCTGACCAAATGGCACTGCCAGAAAAAGTCTTTATGTCTACAAGTAAGCCCACTCTCTCTTCATTATTTGCATCCCTCTCTTTGCTTCCATCCTCAGTTTCTGACCCCTCTTCTTTGCCTGGCTCATCTTttttctcctcctcctcttctttaATATTTTGCCTGAGTCTTTCCTTTAGGTCGATACTAGAATAGTCATCTGATGAATCCTCTTCATGTTGGTCTTTCTGCTCCTCCTTCTTATTTACACTTTCATTCAATTCTTCCAACACATCTTCCTGATCTTTGTCTTCCTCCACATTGTTGTTTCCCTCTTCAATATTGCCTATATTTTCCTGCTCATCACGGCGGAATAAAAGACGTAGCCTGCTCTCCACCACCCCAATGCCCTGCATCACACGGTCACGAAGGCCTCCTTCTCTAAAGACAAGTCGCTGTATGGTGTA is a genomic window of Trichomycterus rosablanca isolate fTriRos1 chromosome 4, fTriRos1.hap1, whole genome shotgun sequence containing:
- the si:ch211-119e14.1 gene encoding cilia- and flagella-associated protein 251, with the translated sequence MSETEHQDRTPIVLTLLFILVLLLLILFYLYKRLNRDTNDQYTIQRLVFREGGLRDRVMQGIGVVESRLRLLFRRDEQENIGNIEEGNNNVEEDKDQEDVLEELNESVNKKEEQKDQHEEDSSDDYSSIDLKERLRQNIKEEEEEKKDEPGKEEGSETEDGSKERDANNEERVGLLVDIKTFSGSAIWSEEKMEESDVTAL